The following are encoded together in the Deinococcus sp. KNUC1210 genome:
- a CDS encoding anti-sigma factor domain-containing protein yields the protein MTRPDDHPTELLPDSVLGTLDPAQQGRVDTHLLSCAVCRAEVARLQDALFSLADDLPDTPAPEGSWEKIQARRSAASAQKSFTQAPPPSAPSKRLPVWPLAAAIALIVALGGYLRLSPAQPVMTAQNSVQSWQHGARRLTLASKAGEPYGFMYVRPDGRALLVLNKKAAPGQVYQAWGRQASGPRAGVPISLGLTDGTVLEVSWRGYDSVGVSVEPTGGSPAPTHPLGRTKLPES from the coding sequence ATGACCCGCCCCGACGACCATCCAACCGAACTGCTGCCTGACTCTGTGTTGGGGACGCTCGACCCCGCCCAGCAGGGCCGTGTGGACACCCACCTGCTGAGCTGTGCTGTCTGCCGTGCTGAGGTGGCTCGGCTGCAAGACGCGCTGTTCTCGCTGGCCGACGATCTGCCCGACACACCGGCTCCCGAGGGAAGCTGGGAGAAGATTCAGGCCCGGCGCAGCGCGGCCTCTGCCCAAAAGTCGTTCACGCAGGCGCCGCCACCGTCAGCACCTTCCAAGCGGCTGCCAGTCTGGCCCCTGGCAGCGGCCATCGCCCTGATCGTGGCGCTCGGTGGGTACCTCCGGCTCAGTCCGGCTCAGCCTGTCATGACCGCTCAGAACAGCGTGCAGTCCTGGCAGCATGGAGCGAGACGTCTCACGCTCGCCTCGAAGGCTGGCGAACCCTACGGGTTCATGTACGTCAGGCCAGATGGACGGGCGCTGCTGGTGTTGAACAAGAAAGCCGCGCCAGGGCAGGTGTATCAGGCCTGGGGACGGCAGGCGAGTGGACCGCGTGCGGGCGTGCCGATTAGTCTGGGCCTGACGGACGGCACGGTGCTGGAGGTGTCCTGGCGCGGCTACGACTCGGTCGGCGTGAGCGTCGAACCGACCGGTGGCAGCCCCGCCCCAACCCATCCGCTGGGCCGCACCAAACTGCCCGAAAGCTGA
- a CDS encoding rhodanese-like domain-containing protein, which produces MPEAVNIPLSDLTLIPELSATPVVVVCASGGRSARAAALLEGAGHSDVANLLGGTYGWMQEGRPVEFPEVEGDAQH; this is translated from the coding sequence CTGCCCGAGGCCGTCAATATTCCCCTGAGCGACCTGACCCTGATCCCGGAACTGAGTGCTACGCCCGTCGTCGTGGTGTGCGCCAGTGGTGGCCGCAGCGCCCGTGCCGCCGCGCTGCTTGAAGGTGCCGGGCACTCTGACGTCGCCAACCTGCTGGGCGGCACCTACGGCTGGATGCAGGAAGGGAGACCGGTCGAGTTCCCTGAAGTTGAGGGCGATGCCCAGCACTGA
- a CDS encoding universal stress protein: protein MYRHILVTSDGTLFSDPALRHAAELARGVSARLTVLHVVPDAHLDLSSGDEPE from the coding sequence ATGTACCGACACATTCTGGTGACCAGCGACGGGACGCTCTTCTCCGATCCGGCTCTTCGGCACGCCGCCGAGCTGGCCCGCGGTGTCAGTGCCAGACTGACGGTGCTGCACGTCGTGCCTGATGCCCACCTGGACCTGTCCAGCGGAGACGAACCTGAGTGA
- a CDS encoding MFS transporter, with translation MTGPRLSSLFWLLALTNLFVGGMVGLERTLVPLLATRVFHLALSGAALAFIASFGISKAFGNLAVGALADRYGRLAVLRAGWLLAWPVPVVLLLAQNWTAVILVNVLLGVQQALTWSMTVNMMIDAAGPGKRGLATGLNELAGYLGVSVVAFVTGLLVAPLGLRPPLALGFGIALIGTVLAFTTVETGRSAPHPPALSQIFPMVTWQDRSLSSAALLGFATNFKDGAVWGLLPLVLVARAFALPQVAAVASTYTLVWALSQAVFGPLSDRVGRRTLAAGGVLIQALSLWGLSLAGTVPLAFFAAILLGTGTGMAYPTLMAWVADVSDPAWRATALGVYRFWRDAGYAVGALGAGVLAATLGATAALSWTALGIILLALTAWLRSAARPVAELI, from the coding sequence ATGACCGGGCCGCGTCTTTCCTCCCTGTTCTGGCTGCTGGCCCTGACCAACCTCTTCGTCGGCGGCATGGTCGGCCTCGAACGCACCCTGGTCCCACTGCTGGCGACAAGGGTCTTCCATCTGGCTCTGAGCGGTGCCGCTCTGGCCTTCATCGCCAGCTTCGGCATTTCCAAGGCCTTCGGCAACCTGGCCGTAGGGGCGCTCGCGGACCGATATGGGCGTCTCGCCGTGCTGCGCGCCGGGTGGCTGCTCGCCTGGCCCGTCCCGGTGGTACTCCTGTTGGCCCAGAACTGGACAGCCGTGATTCTGGTCAACGTCCTGCTCGGCGTTCAGCAGGCCCTGACCTGGTCCATGACGGTGAACATGATGATCGATGCCGCAGGGCCTGGGAAGCGCGGTCTGGCCACAGGACTGAATGAGCTTGCCGGGTACCTCGGCGTGAGCGTCGTGGCCTTCGTCACCGGCCTACTGGTTGCACCGCTCGGACTGCGCCCCCCGCTGGCTCTGGGGTTCGGAATCGCTCTGATCGGAACTGTCCTGGCCTTCACCACGGTGGAAACAGGACGGTCCGCCCCTCACCCGCCTGCGTTGAGTCAGATCTTCCCGATGGTGACCTGGCAGGACCGGTCGCTCAGCAGCGCGGCGCTGCTCGGCTTCGCCACCAACTTCAAGGACGGTGCGGTCTGGGGCCTGCTGCCGCTCGTTCTGGTCGCGCGCGCCTTCGCACTCCCGCAGGTCGCGGCGGTCGCCAGCACCTACACCCTGGTCTGGGCGCTGTCACAGGCCGTCTTCGGTCCGCTCTCAGACCGGGTCGGACGACGAACGCTGGCAGCTGGCGGGGTCCTGATCCAGGCACTCTCGCTGTGGGGATTGAGCCTCGCCGGGACCGTACCGCTGGCCTTCTTTGCGGCGATCCTGCTGGGGACCGGGACGGGCATGGCCTATCCCACCCTGATGGCCTGGGTCGCGGATGTCAGCGACCCGGCCTGGCGCGCGACGGCGCTGGGCGTCTACCGCTTCTGGCGCGACGCCGGCTACGCCGTGGGCGCACTCGGGGCGGGCGTTCTCGCTGCGACCCTGGGGGCGACGGCCGCACTGAGCTGGACGGCGCTGGGGATCATCCTGCTCGCGCTGACGGCATGGCTGCGTTCTGCCGCGCGTCCGGTCGCCGAACTGATCTGA
- a CDS encoding LysR family transcriptional regulator, with amino-acid sequence MRVNPEYLITFSAVAELGSVSKAAEFLHLSQPAVSGQLRALADAVGPPLYTRHSRGVTLTADGLELLPLAQAISRSMRRVGELAHEKRHNLKKHVRLGVSWTLATRAVPLAARFSDETLKVSLHSDHTPRLIQLVADGELDATLAVDASQVLPDGLEARRFSSEDLRLIVPRGHRLAESGYVNLNVLQDESLLWPMPESSVRRRAARLIQSSGVTPIRELELGSFLALKAALVGGLGVAILPRSMVSLEIDIGILSSAGLEANDITLGYHVVSAPVAMLPAVVREVLESLVR; translated from the coding sequence GTGCGCGTCAATCCGGAGTACCTGATCACCTTCAGCGCAGTGGCGGAGCTGGGCAGCGTCAGCAAGGCGGCGGAATTCCTGCACCTCAGCCAGCCGGCAGTGTCCGGGCAGCTGCGGGCACTGGCCGACGCGGTCGGCCCGCCGCTCTACACCCGGCACTCCCGGGGTGTCACCCTGACCGCCGATGGGCTAGAACTGTTGCCGTTGGCGCAGGCGATCTCCCGCAGCATGCGGCGCGTCGGCGAGTTGGCCCACGAGAAGCGCCACAATCTGAAAAAGCACGTGCGCCTCGGCGTGTCCTGGACGCTGGCCACAAGAGCAGTGCCGCTCGCCGCGCGGTTCTCGGACGAGACCCTGAAGGTCAGCCTGCATTCCGACCATACCCCCAGGCTGATTCAACTGGTCGCCGACGGCGAACTGGACGCCACCCTGGCGGTGGACGCCTCGCAGGTCCTGCCGGACGGGCTGGAAGCGCGGCGCTTCTCCAGCGAGGACCTGCGCCTGATCGTCCCGAGGGGGCACCGGCTGGCCGAGAGCGGGTACGTGAACCTGAATGTGCTGCAGGACGAATCGCTGCTGTGGCCGATGCCGGAATCGTCTGTGCGGCGCCGCGCCGCGCGGCTCATCCAGTCGAGTGGCGTCACGCCGATACGCGAACTGGAACTCGGCAGTTTCCTGGCCCTCAAGGCGGCGCTGGTGGGAGGTCTCGGGGTGGCGATCCTTCCACGCAGTATGGTCAGCCTGGAAATCGACATAGGTATTCTGAGCAGCGCTGGGCTGGAAGCAAACGACATCACCCTCGGATACCACGTGGTGTCCGCGCCGGTGGCGATGCTGCCTGCTGTAGTGCGGGAAGTGCTGGAGAGCCTGGTGCGCTGA
- a CDS encoding YeeE/YedE family protein, translating to MTNLLTSPWPWYVGGPLIGLMVPLLLLIGNKTFGISANLRHACAILLPDAAKPGFFRYDWRKERWNLMFAAGLVLGGLLAGLVCANPEATHLSVQAIHSLQGLGVTLHPGLVPPELVDLHRPVVWLILSLSGLLVGFGTRYGGGCTSGHAITGLSTLQFPSLVATVSFFAGGILSANFLLPLLLK from the coding sequence ATGACGAATCTGCTCACCTCTCCCTGGCCCTGGTACGTCGGTGGTCCACTGATCGGGCTGATGGTGCCACTGCTGCTCCTGATCGGGAACAAGACCTTCGGTATCAGCGCCAACCTCCGGCACGCCTGCGCCATCCTGCTGCCCGATGCCGCCAAACCTGGATTCTTCCGCTACGACTGGCGCAAGGAACGCTGGAACCTGATGTTCGCCGCCGGACTGGTGCTGGGCGGCCTGCTGGCCGGACTGGTGTGCGCCAACCCTGAGGCGACGCACCTGAGCGTACAGGCCATTCATTCGCTTCAGGGCCTTGGGGTGACACTGCACCCCGGACTGGTCCCGCCGGAGCTGGTTGACCTGCACCGCCCGGTCGTCTGGCTGATCCTCTCGCTCTCCGGCCTGCTGGTGGGCTTCGGCACCCGGTACGGCGGCGGCTGCACCAGCGGCCACGCCATCACCGGCCTCAGCACCCTGCAGTTCCCGAGTCTGGTCGCCACCGTCAGTTTCTTCGCCGGCGGAATCCTGAGCGCCAACTTCCTTCTGCCACTGCTGCTGAAGTAG
- a CDS encoding RNA polymerase sigma factor, with protein MTSSGPRPSTSPDTAHQRLIVQLRHGQDDALKELYDDLSGVTYRVCLRMLSTPEDAEEALQDTFVRLADRADVCDPSRGTVRTFVLTIAHHLCLERLRTRRSRPVRDHDREGEEAFDLPSRAARDPLDEALVQSALTGLPGPDRALLEAMFFGGYTHAEITTRTGLPLGTVKSRLRRALLKLRERMLP; from the coding sequence GTGACCTCCTCGGGGCCACGGCCGTCGACCTCACCCGACACCGCCCATCAGCGCCTGATCGTCCAACTGCGGCACGGTCAGGACGACGCCCTGAAGGAACTGTACGATGACCTGTCCGGCGTCACCTACCGCGTCTGCCTGCGGATGCTGAGCACGCCCGAAGACGCCGAGGAAGCGCTCCAGGACACCTTCGTTCGGCTCGCGGACCGGGCCGACGTATGCGACCCGTCGCGGGGAACCGTCCGAACCTTCGTGCTGACCATCGCCCATCATCTCTGTCTGGAACGGCTGCGAACCCGACGTTCCAGACCAGTGCGCGACCATGACCGCGAAGGTGAAGAGGCGTTCGATCTGCCCTCCAGGGCCGCCCGTGACCCGCTGGATGAGGCCCTGGTGCAGTCGGCCCTGACCGGCTTACCGGGCCCTGACCGGGCCCTGCTGGAAGCGATGTTCTTCGGCGGCTACACCCACGCCGAGATCACCACCCGCACCGGCTTGCCACTCGGCACCGTCAAGAGCCGACTGCGCCGAGCACTGCTGAAGCTCAGAGAAAGGATGCTGCCATGA
- a CDS encoding sulfite exporter TauE/SafE family protein: MTLTILGALLIGLSLGLLGSGGSILTVPVLVYLVGESGKLAIVESLAIVGLIALIGAAPYLRKRCIDGRAVLLFGVPGLLGTSLGTLLSHRMPAALQLLIFAVVMLIAAVRMFNPMPEQTDLRPRAWWQVALAGLGVGVLTGVVGVGGGFLILPALVLLLGLSMARSVGTSLVIIAMNSALGFGLHVIGQSTPLHWSVIGLIAGIGILGSLIGSQLSSLCSPLVLRRSFAGFLVLLGGYILVTSLPHALQGTARSTASAQTTGAATVLLRMSTTVNHL, from the coding sequence GTGACCCTGACCATCCTGGGTGCCCTGCTGATCGGCCTGTCGCTGGGGCTGCTCGGTTCCGGCGGCTCGATCCTGACTGTGCCGGTGCTCGTCTACCTGGTGGGCGAGTCCGGCAAACTGGCCATCGTCGAGAGCCTCGCCATCGTCGGCCTGATCGCCTTGATCGGCGCGGCACCCTACCTCAGGAAACGCTGCATCGACGGCCGGGCGGTCCTGCTGTTCGGCGTTCCCGGTCTGCTGGGCACCTCGCTCGGCACGCTGCTCAGCCACCGGATGCCGGCGGCCCTGCAGTTGCTGATCTTCGCGGTGGTGATGCTGATCGCCGCCGTACGGATGTTCAACCCCATGCCGGAACAGACTGACCTCCGACCCCGTGCGTGGTGGCAGGTGGCGCTGGCCGGACTGGGTGTCGGCGTGCTGACCGGAGTGGTCGGCGTGGGCGGCGGCTTCCTGATTCTCCCGGCCCTGGTGTTGCTGCTGGGCCTGAGCATGGCCCGCTCGGTCGGCACCAGTCTGGTGATCATCGCCATGAACTCGGCCCTGGGCTTCGGGCTGCACGTGATCGGCCAGAGCACCCCGCTGCACTGGTCGGTGATCGGCCTGATCGCCGGAATCGGCATCCTGGGCAGCCTGATCGGCAGTCAGCTTTCGAGCCTCTGTTCGCCGCTGGTACTGCGCCGCTCCTTCGCGGGCTTCCTGGTACTGCTGGGCGGGTACATCCTCGTCACGAGCCTGCCGCACGCGCTCCAGGGGACGGCGCGCAGCACCGCTTCTGCACAGACCACAGGGGCAGCCACTGTGCTCCTGCGAATGTCGACCACGGTGAATCACCTATGA
- a CDS encoding rhodanese-like domain-containing protein — MKGLLGSGTDNINVSATEAQGLLKSGALLLDVRSKGERQAILIPGSKHIPVEQLTSELGQLPRSKVIVCQCASGHRSGLAARQLRAQGFDARSLSGGITAWKNAGLPVKKG, encoded by the coding sequence TTGAAAGGACTCCTGGGAAGTGGTACGGACAACATCAACGTCTCTGCCACAGAGGCCCAGGGACTTCTTAAAAGCGGCGCGCTGCTGCTGGACGTGCGCTCGAAAGGTGAGCGGCAGGCAATCCTGATTCCTGGGAGCAAACACATTCCAGTCGAACAGTTGACCAGTGAACTCGGGCAGCTTCCCAGAAGCAAGGTCATCGTCTGTCAGTGCGCCAGCGGCCACCGCTCCGGCCTGGCCGCGCGGCAGCTCAGGGCGCAGGGCTTCGACGCCCGAAGTCTTTCAGGCGGCATCACCGCCTGGAAGAACGCCGGCCTTCCCGTGAAGAAGGGGTAA
- a CDS encoding YeeE/YedE family protein, producing MTYSSTPSADQTRSFPATLSLLSYLLAGTFFGVVLVKSEAASWYRIQEMFRFQSFHMYGLIGSAVLTGMLTTWLLRKVQARALTGQTIHVQSKDPGLPRYVLGGLTFGLGWGLAGVCPGPIFTLLGSGVWAMLIVLLFALIGTWLYGVFRDHLPH from the coding sequence TTGACGTACAGCTCCACACCTTCTGCCGACCAGACCCGTTCCTTCCCCGCCACGCTGTCGCTCCTCTCCTACCTCCTGGCCGGGACCTTCTTCGGCGTGGTACTCGTCAAGAGCGAGGCAGCGAGCTGGTACCGCATTCAGGAGATGTTCCGCTTCCAGTCGTTCCATATGTACGGTCTGATCGGCTCGGCCGTCCTGACCGGGATGCTCACCACCTGGCTGCTCCGGAAAGTCCAGGCCCGCGCCCTGACCGGGCAGACCATTCACGTCCAGAGCAAGGACCCCGGTCTGCCCCGCTACGTCCTCGGCGGCCTGACCTTCGGGCTCGGCTGGGGGCTTGCAGGGGTGTGTCCAGGCCCGATCTTCACCCTGCTCGGCAGCGGTGTCTGGGCGATGCTGATTGTGCTGCTCTTCGCGCTCATCGGCACTTGGCTGTACGGGGTCTTCAGAGATCACTTGCCGCACTGA
- a CDS encoding metal-sensitive transcriptional regulator, giving the protein MTTISHADITPERSSSETAEKQKILNRLRRLEGQVRGLHKMVEEERPCQDILTLLAGIKSALNASGDAIFEGYIERCQQEERPIPIAELLKVARLLR; this is encoded by the coding sequence ATGACGACCATCAGCCATGCCGATATCACGCCCGAGCGTTCATCCTCCGAGACCGCCGAAAAGCAGAAGATCCTCAACCGCCTACGCCGTCTGGAAGGACAGGTGCGTGGTCTGCACAAGATGGTCGAGGAGGAACGGCCCTGCCAGGACATCCTGACCCTGCTCGCCGGGATCAAGAGCGCCCTGAACGCCAGCGGCGACGCGATCTTCGAGGGCTACATCGAACGGTGCCAGCAGGAAGAGCGCCCCATCCCCATAGCAGAGCTCCTGAAAGTCGCCCGATTGCTGCGGTGA
- a CDS encoding universal stress protein: MPTWTCPAETNLSEDAQTLEQGWTAESETDFARISKVLDGTEYETQIVQAQHAHVAQVILREAGWLDVDLIVMATHGRTGVAHLIHGSVAEDVVRHSSTPVLLLHVR, from the coding sequence ATGCCCACCTGGACCTGTCCAGCGGAGACGAACCTGAGTGAGGACGCTCAGACGCTAGAACAGGGCTGGACGGCCGAAAGCGAGACGGACTTTGCCCGCATCAGCAAGGTGCTGGATGGGACTGAATACGAAACCCAGATCGTGCAGGCCCAGCACGCGCACGTCGCGCAGGTGATCCTGAGAGAAGCAGGCTGGCTCGACGTGGACCTGATCGTGATGGCCACCCATGGCCGGACTGGAGTGGCGCACCTGATACATGGCAGCGTCGCCGAGGACGTGGTGCGTCATTCCTCCACGCCAGTTCTGCTGCTTCACGTTCGCTGA
- a CDS encoding transposase — MIFTHNHRIDLNDKKVVQSLITSGQLVPTNERVSGLTGQVYAPTPGLAAQLRPLDHRTLAVGSQRLTVELHRMPEAELVALQDHPNATDFRQYDVAHLLPLLLRSRTKADEKTFVEGIIAALQVGPQRRVPALVDDIWSGSTWLPEASRVVVEKGLPFLMLAFDVPVSRPDDVDTVRCAAGLDIGLSPVTTVATASGYVNSGGSVYPVTRAEYGAICRAAVKLGIDSEVVKQVLLLLTYAAARAHLEFVTLCLQELASVVHVERIDYNSFSSDFAARGRELATIDFLSGWLAQRMHACQIAVHRVEPGYTSQVCSYCHLLGTRDGAMFTCGQCRTEVDAHANAARVILASGMASTLRRLHGRY, encoded by the coding sequence ATGATCTTTACGCACAATCACAGAATTGATCTCAACGACAAGAAGGTCGTCCAGAGCCTGATTACCAGCGGGCAACTCGTCCCAACGAACGAGCGCGTCAGCGGACTCACCGGTCAGGTGTACGCTCCGACGCCTGGCCTCGCGGCGCAGTTGCGCCCGCTCGATCACAGGACTCTGGCCGTCGGTTCACAACGCCTGACCGTTGAGCTGCACCGTATGCCAGAGGCGGAGCTCGTGGCGCTACAAGACCACCCGAACGCCACGGACTTCCGGCAATACGATGTCGCTCACCTGCTGCCGCTGCTGCTGCGGTCGCGCACTAAAGCGGACGAGAAGACCTTTGTCGAGGGCATCATTGCGGCACTGCAGGTCGGCCCTCAGCGCCGCGTGCCCGCGCTGGTGGACGACATCTGGAGCGGCAGCACCTGGCTGCCGGAGGCGAGCAGGGTCGTCGTCGAGAAAGGGTTGCCGTTCCTGATGCTGGCGTTTGACGTGCCGGTTTCCCGTCCGGATGACGTGGACACGGTGCGCTGCGCTGCCGGCCTGGACATCGGACTGTCGCCCGTCACCACGGTCGCCACCGCCTCCGGATACGTCAACAGTGGGGGCTCGGTGTACCCGGTCACACGTGCGGAATACGGCGCCATCTGCCGGGCGGCCGTGAAGTTGGGTATCGATTCGGAGGTCGTGAAGCAGGTGCTGCTGCTGCTCACGTACGCTGCCGCGAGAGCGCATTTGGAGTTCGTGACGCTGTGTCTGCAGGAGTTGGCGAGCGTCGTGCATGTCGAGCGGATCGATTACAACTCTTTCTCCTCGGACTTCGCGGCGCGGGGCCGCGAGCTCGCGACCATCGATTTCCTGTCCGGCTGGCTCGCGCAGCGGATGCACGCCTGTCAGATCGCCGTGCACCGGGTGGAGCCGGGATACACAAGCCAGGTCTGCTCATACTGCCACCTGCTCGGCACGCGCGACGGCGCAATGTTCACCTGTGGGCAGTGCCGGACGGAGGTCGACGCGCACGCCAATGCTGCGCGCGTGATCCTGGCAAGCGGCATGGCCAGCACGCTCAGGCGACTGCATGGTCGCTACTGA